Proteins encoded together in one Balaenoptera ricei isolate mBalRic1 chromosome 2, mBalRic1.hap2, whole genome shotgun sequence window:
- the CKB gene encoding creatine kinase B-type: MPFSNSHNTLKLRFPAEDEYPDLSGHNNHMAKVLTPELYAELRAKSTPSGFTLDDVIQTGVDNPGHPYIMTVGCVAGDEESYDVFKELFDPIIEDRHGGYKPTDEHKTDLNPDNLQGGDDLDPNYVLSSRVRTGRSIRGFCLPPHCSRGERRAIEKLAIEALSSLDGDLAGRYYALRSMTEAEQQQLIDDHFLFDKPVSPLLLASGMARDWPDARGIWHNDNKTFLVWINEEDHLRVISMQKGGNMKEVFTRFCNGLTQIETLFKSKNYEFMWNPHLGYILTCPSNLGTGLRAGVHIKLPHLGKHEKFPEVLKRLRLQKRGTGGVDTAAVGGIFDVSNADRLGFSEVELVQMVVDGVKLLIEMEQRLEQGQAIDDLVPAQK; the protein is encoded by the exons ATGCCCTTCTCCAACAGCCACAACACGCTGAAGCTGCGCTTCCCGGCCGAGGACGAGTACCCCGACCTCAGCGGCCACAACAATCACATGGCCAAGGTACTGACCCCCGAGCTGTACGCCGAGCTGCGCGCTAAGAGCACGCCGAGCGGCTTCACGCTGGACGACGTCATCCAGACCGGCGTGGACAACCCAG GCCACCCCTATATCATGACCGTGGGCTGCGTGGCTGGCGACGAGGAGTCGTACGACGTGTTCAAGGAGCTCTTTGACCCCATCATTGAGGATCGCCACGGCGGCTATAAGCCCACAGACGAGCACAAGACCGACCTCAACCCCGACAACCTGCAG GGCGGCGACGACCTGGACCCCAACTACGTGCTGAGCTCGCGGGTGCGCACGGGCCGCAGCATCCGCGGCTTCTGCCTCCCCCCGCACTGCAGCCGCGGGGAGCGCCGCGCCATCGAGAAGCTCGCCATCGAAG CCCTGTCGAGCCTGGACGGTGACCTGGCGGGGAGGTACTACGCGCTCAGAAGCATGACCGAGGCGGAACAGCAGCAGCTCATCGACGACCACTTCCTTTTCGATAAGCCCGTGTCGCCCCTGCTGCTGGCCTCGGGCATGGCCCGCGACTGGCCGGATGCCCGCGGCATCTG gcacaATGACAATAAGACCTTCCTGGTGTGGATCAACGAGGAGGACCACCTGCGGGTCATCTCCATGCAGAAGGGGGGCAACATGAAGGAGGTGTTCACCCGCTTCTGCAATGGCCTCACCCAG ATTGAAACGCTCTTCAAGTCTAAGAACTACGAATTCATGTGGAACCCTCACCTGGGCTACATCCTCACCTGCCCGTCTAACCTGGGCACAGGGCTGCGGGCAGGGGTGCACATCAAGTTGCCCCACCTGGGCAAGCACGAAAAGTTCCCGGAGGTGCTCAAGCGGCTGCGGCTTCAGAAGCGAGGCACag GCGGTGTGGACACGGCTGCCGTGGGCGGGATCTTTGACGTCTCCAACGCAGACCGCTTGGGCTTCTCGGAGGTGGAGCTGGTGCAGATGGTGGTGGATGGCGTGAAGCTGCTCATTGAGATGGAGCAGCGGCTGGAGCAGGGCCAGGCCATCGATGACCTCGTGCCCGCCCAGAAGTGA